The following coding sequences are from one Microbulbifer sp. TB1203 window:
- the acpP gene encoding acyl carrier protein gives MSSIEERVKKIVAEQLGVKEEDVKPEASFVEDLGADSLDTVELVMALEEEFETEIPDEEAEKITTVQLAIDYIKENLG, from the coding sequence ATGAGCAGCATTGAAGAGCGCGTTAAAAAGATCGTTGCTGAACAACTGGGTGTGAAGGAAGAAGACGTAAAGCCTGAAGCCTCATTTGTTGAAGATCTGGGCGCTGACTCCCTCGACACAGTTGAGTTGGTAATGGCTCTGGAAGAGGAATTCGAAACTGAGATCCCCGACGAAGAAGCCGAAAAAATTACAACTGTTCAGCTGGCCATCGATTACATCAAGGAAAACCTTGGTTAA
- the fabG gene encoding 3-oxoacyl-ACP reductase FabG, producing the protein MTLTTSLNDRVALVTGASRGIGAAIADTLGAMGATVIGTATSASGAEKITARFAEKGISGVGKELDVTSAESLATLLESVKKDFGAPVILVNNAGITKDNLLMRMKDEEWAEVIDTNLSAVYRVTKACLRDMTKARWGRIINISSVVGSMGNAGQSNYAATKAGVAGFARSLAAEVGSRGITVNTVAPGFIDTDMTKVLPETQREALMGRIPLGRLGDPEEIASVVAFLASDAGGYVTGETIHVNGGMYMA; encoded by the coding sequence ATGACACTGACAACTTCCCTCAACGATAGAGTGGCCCTGGTCACCGGTGCCAGCCGCGGCATCGGTGCGGCCATTGCCGATACCTTGGGCGCGATGGGCGCCACGGTGATCGGCACTGCCACCAGCGCCTCTGGCGCGGAAAAAATCACCGCGCGCTTTGCTGAAAAGGGTATCTCAGGTGTAGGTAAGGAGCTGGATGTCACCAGCGCAGAAAGCCTGGCTACACTGCTGGAATCGGTGAAAAAGGATTTCGGCGCACCAGTGATCCTGGTAAACAATGCGGGCATTACCAAGGACAACCTGCTGATGCGCATGAAGGACGAGGAGTGGGCGGAGGTGATCGACACCAATCTTTCCGCGGTCTATCGTGTAACCAAGGCCTGCCTGCGGGATATGACCAAGGCGCGCTGGGGGCGGATTATCAATATCAGCTCAGTTGTGGGCAGCATGGGTAACGCCGGCCAGAGCAACTACGCAGCCACCAAGGCCGGAGTCGCCGGTTTCGCGCGTTCGCTGGCGGCGGAAGTGGGCTCTCGGGGTATTACGGTGAATACCGTGGCTCCCGGATTTATCGATACCGATATGACCAAGGTGCTTCCGGAAACCCAGCGCGAAGCGCTGATGGGCCGGATCCCGCTGGGGCGTCTGGGGGACCCCGAAGAGATCGCTTCAGTTGTCGCATTTTTAGCCAGTGATGCCGGTGGATACGTGACCGGAGAGACCATTCATGTGAATGGCGGCATGTATATGGCCTGA